The genomic segment CAATCAGCGGCGAGGCGCTCGATTTCGTCCAGCCTGGTATCAAGGCCCAGGAGCAGGTGCATTGCCTGTTCGAGATGGATTTCGAAACCCACACGGTCGAGCTGCCGTCGCATTTCTATCTGCCGCTCGGGCTGAGCGTCCCGTTCCGCTGGAATCCGAAATCGGGCTATCGGGTCGATCTGCTCGGCGATCGGACGGTGCTGATCGATGGCAGTGAGGTGATCGCCGAGATCCGATTTCGTGAGCGTCCGGCCTTCTATGGCGCCAAGACGTCGGATGGGATCGAGATGGCGCAGATTGGTGCACACTACGCCGATCGGCACCTGTTCGTGGTCTATAGCAACGAGTGCTCGTACAAGGACAAGGGCGAAGATTGCCTGTTCTGCAACATCAATTACACCAAGGACGTGTACGGCGACAAAGGTGGGGTGTTCTGGAAGAACGCGAGGCAGATCGGCGAGACGGCGGCGCGCGCCTACAATGACGGTGCGATCGATCACCTGACGGTCAGCGGTGGCGTGATCCCGGAGCGCCGTGAGCTCGAATACTACCTCGACGTCGCGGAAGCCATTCAGCAGCACACCGGGCTCGACGACTTCAACGGCACCGCGACGATTGCTGCGCCGCTCGATCTGCGCAATCTCGATCGTTTCAAGGAGGCCGGCTATCGCACCACGGCCATGAACATCGAGATCTGGGACAAGGGGATCTATGACGCGATCTGCCCCGGCAAGGCGCGCGGCGGTGGCGGTTGGGAGCACTGGGTCAAGGCGCTCGAATATGCTGTCACCGTGTTCGGTCATGGCAGAGTGCGCTCCAACATCGTCGCCGGAATCGAGCCGAAGCGCAGTACGCTGGCCGGGCTGGAGTATCTGGCGTCCAAGGGTGTGGTCGGGACGTTCGCGGTTTGGTGTCCGAACCCCGGCTCGGAGCTCGAAGGCCACCGTTGTCCTGAGCCGGGCTGGTATCTCGACCTCGCGCACAAACTGGTCGCGATCTGGAAGAAGAACGGCATCACCTACCAGCACGTGTTCGACAGCAACGCTTCGTCCGACACATTGCAGCATGACATCTACCGGATCGAGGACGAGACGCTGCCGATTTTCGGCACGGCCAAGCAGCTCGAGCCCGCCGAGTGAGCTGCGTCGTCACCTCTTCACCGCCGAGCATAACGGGGTTTTCGTGAGCACCAATAAGCCCAAGCACATCGCCATCTATGGCAAGGGAGGCATCGGCAAGTCGACCACGACGTCGAACATCAGCGCGGCGCTGGCGGAGGCGGGGCATCGCGTGATCCAGATCGGCTGCGATCCGAAAAGCGACTCGACGACGATTCTGCGGGGTGGCGAGGATCTACCGACCGTACTGGACAGCCTGCGGGATAGTGGCCGGCCGACCATCGCGGACGTGTCAGCGATCGGGTTCGGCGGTGTGCTCTGCATCGAGGCCGGCGGGCCGGTGCCTGGAGTGGGCTGCGCGGGGCGCGGCATCAACGCCGCGGTCGATTTGCTGCATGAACTGAAACTGTTCGAGGAATTCAAGCCGGATTACGTGTTGTACGATGTGCTCGGCGATGTCGTGTGCGGCGGCTTCGCTGTGCCGATCCGCAATGGTATCGCCGAATCCGCCTTCGTCGTGACGTCGTCGGATTTCATGGCGATCTTCGCGGCCAACAATCTGTTCAAGGCGATCAGCAAATACGCGCCTTCAGGCGGCGCACGGCTTGGCGGCGTGATCGCCAACAGCATCCAGACGCCTTATGCGAGTGCGCTGATCGACGATTTCGCCTCGCGAACAGGAACGAACGTGGTGGGCTACGTGCCGCGCTCGCTGACGGTGGCGCAGAGCGAACTGTACGGCCAGACCGTGATCGAAGCGGCACCGACTTCAGAGCAGGCTGACGTGTACCGTCAGCTCGCGCGGCACATCGCAGGCGATCATCCGGTGTCTATCCCCAAGCCTCTCAACGCCCCAGCGTTGAAGCAATGGGCCAAACAATGGGGTGACCGTGTGTTCGGCGGCGCGGCGGAGCGTCGGCTCGTCGAGGTGGTGTGAGGTGGAGAAGGCACTTCAGCCGCCGACCCGGGAGCGGAGGCTCAATGGCGTCAGTGCCTATTTGGGCGACGTCGCGTCCTTGATCGCTGAACTCGAAGCCGGGCCACCTGCGTCGCGGATTCGGACGTTCTCACAGGTTGCTAGCGACGATGTGTCGATCGCGTTGCGCGTTCTGGCAGACGTGGAAGGGCTGGGGATCGTCGTCCACGGTGCGCGGGGCTGCGCCGGCGCGCTGGTGCGCAGCCGCCCGGGCCGTCCATGGGCGGTCACCAACCTCGATCAGCGCGACACCATTCTCGGCGCTGACGGAAATCTCGCTCGGACGCTGCGTCGGCTGTATCAACGTCATCACCCCTGGGGAATTGTCGTGGTGGCAACGCCGGTCGTTGCGATCAATAACGACGACATCCAGGCGGTGGCTCAAGAGCTGAGTGATGAACTCGGCATCCCGGTGGTCGAGCTGCGGACGGATGGATTCCGTTCGCGGATCGGTGCCACCGGCTACGATATTGCGAGCGCGGCTCTGGCGTCCTTGGTGCCGCCGCAGCACGGCCGTCGGCGCGACCTGATCAACCTGCTGGCTTTTGAGCGGGGCCCTGGCCTCACGGCTGTGGCGCAACAGCTCGCCGGGCTTGGGCTCGAGGTCAATCTTGTGCCGGCCGGCGCCGGCCAGGAAGCGTTCGCCAAGGCGGCGCAGGCGGTCCTCAGCGTCGCGGTGTTTCAGGACGAGTCCGACGTTCTCCGCCGCGAACTCGACCGGCTGCACCGGGTGCCGTTCCTGCATCTGCGGCCGCCGATCGGCGCCTTGGGTGCGCGGCGGTTTGTCGAAGCCGTCGCCGAGGCGACCGAGCGACCGCTGCCGATCAGGATCGACGATCGCGTCAGCGCCGACCTGCTGGAGGAGCGCCGTGTGGTGATTGCGCTGCCGCCATCTCAGGCGTTGGCAGTCGTTGAGCTTGTGGTGCAGTTCGGCGGCCGGATTGCCGGGATCAGCGTCGACTGGATCGACAGCCTTCATGTCGAGGGGCTCAAGGCTCTGACCAATGCGGCGACCGTGGCCTTGCATGTCGGAGCAGGGCAGGCCTTCGAACTGGTGAACTGGCTCGGCAAGATCGAGCCGGACCTGCTGATCGGAACGCCGGCTGCCGCGGCGACAGCGGCCCGCGCCAGGATTGCCGCGGTCGCAATCGAAGGCGACGATTTGCTCGGGGCGGCCGGTGAGACAAAGCTTGCAACCCGCATCGGCCGGGCGCTGGCCGCACGGCAGAATGGCTTTACGGCCGGGCTCGGGACATCCGCGTATCGCGCAGGTTGGCTGAAGCGCAGCCCGGACTGGCACATCAAGCGTGAGGTGAGATGATGGCGGCGCACCTGATGCGACCACGCGCCGGATGCGCGCTGCATGGCGCGCTTTACGCCGCAACAGCGATCGATGGCGTGACTCCGCTCGTCCATGCGACGCCCGGCTGCGGCGTGCAAGCCGGGCTGTGGCAGGGCGTCGGCGGTTGCGGCGCGTCGTGGCCGACGTCCAATCTGTCGGAGAAGCACATCGTGTTTGGCGGCGCGTCGCGGCTCCGCGAGCAGATCAAGAATACGCGCGGCGTGGTATCGAGCGAAATCACCGTGGTTCTGACAGGGTGCCCGGCCGAGATGATCGGAGACGAC from the Rhodopseudomonas palustris genome contains:
- a CDS encoding radical SAM protein, whose protein sequence is MPTVSELKEGLWRELALKAELGINGVAISGEALDFVQPGIKAQEQVHCLFEMDFETHTVELPSHFYLPLGLSVPFRWNPKSGYRVDLLGDRTVLIDGSEVIAEIRFRERPAFYGAKTSDGIEMAQIGAHYADRHLFVVYSNECSYKDKGEDCLFCNINYTKDVYGDKGGVFWKNARQIGETAARAYNDGAIDHLTVSGGVIPERRELEYYLDVAEAIQQHTGLDDFNGTATIAAPLDLRNLDRFKEAGYRTTAMNIEIWDKGIYDAICPGKARGGGGWEHWVKALEYAVTVFGHGRVRSNIVAGIEPKRSTLAGLEYLASKGVVGTFAVWCPNPGSELEGHRCPEPGWYLDLAHKLVAIWKKNGITYQHVFDSNASSDTLQHDIYRIEDETLPIFGTAKQLEPAE
- a CDS encoding AAA family ATPase translates to MSTNKPKHIAIYGKGGIGKSTTTSNISAALAEAGHRVIQIGCDPKSDSTTILRGGEDLPTVLDSLRDSGRPTIADVSAIGFGGVLCIEAGGPVPGVGCAGRGINAAVDLLHELKLFEEFKPDYVLYDVLGDVVCGGFAVPIRNGIAESAFVVTSSDFMAIFAANNLFKAISKYAPSGGARLGGVIANSIQTPYASALIDDFASRTGTNVVGYVPRSLTVAQSELYGQTVIEAAPTSEQADVYRQLARHIAGDHPVSIPKPLNAPALKQWAKQWGDRVFGGAAERRLVEVV
- a CDS encoding nitrogenase component 1, with amino-acid sequence MEKALQPPTRERRLNGVSAYLGDVASLIAELEAGPPASRIRTFSQVASDDVSIALRVLADVEGLGIVVHGARGCAGALVRSRPGRPWAVTNLDQRDTILGADGNLARTLRRLYQRHHPWGIVVVATPVVAINNDDIQAVAQELSDELGIPVVELRTDGFRSRIGATGYDIASAALASLVPPQHGRRRDLINLLAFERGPGLTAVAQQLAGLGLEVNLVPAGAGQEAFAKAAQAVLSVAVFQDESDVLRRELDRLHRVPFLHLRPPIGALGARRFVEAVAEATERPLPIRIDDRVSADLLEERRVVIALPPSQALAVVELVVQFGGRIAGISVDWIDSLHVEGLKALTNAATVALHVGAGQAFELVNWLGKIEPDLLIGTPAAAATAARARIAAVAIEGDDLLGAAGETKLATRIGRALAARQNGFTAGLGTSAYRAGWLKRSPDWHIKREVR